One segment of Parvularcula sp. IMCC14364 DNA contains the following:
- a CDS encoding DUF805 domain-containing protein, with translation MDFMQAVKSVYSNYVNFQDRSGRGEYWWFILFYFAAYVVLYMLEGMLGLTGILTNIFALGTLIPSIAVAVRRLHDTGHSGWWVLLNLIPLIGWIILIIMSYAKPGEGPNKYGAVPIGATLTNPSADPEKPDL, from the coding sequence ATGGATTTCATGCAGGCCGTCAAATCAGTTTATTCAAATTATGTGAACTTTCAGGATCGTTCCGGCAGGGGTGAATACTGGTGGTTCATTCTTTTCTATTTCGCCGCCTATGTGGTGCTCTATATGCTGGAAGGTATGCTTGGATTGACTGGCATTCTTACCAACATTTTTGCCCTTGGAACATTGATCCCGTCCATCGCGGTTGCTGTCAGAAGACTGCACGATACCGGCCACAGTGGCTGGTGGGTTTTGTTGAATCTGATTCCACTGATCGGCTGGATTATCCTGATTATCATGTCTTATGCAAAGCCGGGTGAGGGGCCAAACAAATATGGGGCGGTACCTATTGGTGCCACACTGACAAATCCGTCAGCTGACCCGGAAAAACCTGATCTTTAG
- a CDS encoding IS5 family transposase (programmed frameshift) produces MSDLIWLSKEQLSRIEPYFPLSHGVPRVDDRRVLSGIIFVIRNGLRWRDAPKEYGPHKTLYNRFIRWSRLGVFDRIFSNLSAQGDVSETLMIDATHLKAHRTASSLLKKGLFPRHIGRTKGGLNSKLHAVVDNMGRPLIMCLTAGQTSDHIGAKLIYPALPEGAKTLIGDKGYDSDEFRSALTAKNIQPCIPPRKGRRHPAEFCETLYKQRHKVEIMFGRLKDWRRVATRYDRCAHTYFSSICIAATMIFWINQ; encoded by the exons ATGAGCGATTTGATTTGGTTATCGAAAGAGCAGTTGTCACGGATTGAGCCGTATTTTCCTTTATCCCATGGTGTTCCGCGCGTTGACGACAGGCGTGTATTGTCCGGGATCATCTTCGTGATCCGCAACGGTTTGCGCTGGCGTGATGCGCCGAAGGAATATGGTCCGCACAAGACTTTATACAATCGCTTTATCCGCTGGAGCCGCTTGGGCGTTTTTGATCGCATCTTTTCGAACCTGTCTGCGCAAGGGGACGTTTCCGAAACGCTGATGATTGACGCCACGCATTTGAAAGCCCATCGCACCGCGTCCAGCCTTTTAAAAAAGGGGCTTT TTCCCAGGCACATTGGACGCACAAAAGGCGGCTTGAACTCAAAACTTCACGCCGTTGTCGATAACATGGGACGCCCGCTGATCATGTGCCTGACGGCTGGACAGACAAGCGATCATATCGGCGCAAAGCTGATCTATCCGGCACTGCCGGAGGGCGCGAAAACCCTGATCGGCGACAAGGGTTACGATAGCGATGAGTTTCGCAGTGCTCTCACCGCTAAAAACATTCAGCCCTGCATCCCACCGCGAAAAGGACGGCGTCATCCAGCGGAGTTTTGCGAAACTCTCTATAAACAACGCCACAAAGTCGAGATCATGTTCGGAAGGCTAAAAGACTGGCGGCGCGTCGCCACCCGCTATGACCGCTGTGCTCACACATACTTCTCAAGCATCTGCATCGCAGCTACGATGATCTTCTGGATCAATCAATGA
- the murD gene encoding UDP-N-acetylmuramoyl-L-alanine--D-glutamate ligase has product MIFDPATSRLIIHGLGVEGRAALDWFLTQQAQHITVIDRADKFSALPESLQQNTAVTHVTEPEWVSENHDTPRPELYLRSPGIAPDNPVFEKIRHLRIPHTTPTGYWLAKYAPQNTITITGTKGKSSTASLTAHLLRWAGRRAEEMGNIGRTPFEAVISTDTICVLELSSYMMHDLPPLSAFHVVTNIYKEHTDWHGSHSAYRHDKLRPFAQNPPARGIVATDLRQEVPANSAITTFDDHTRIDGNRITFGTVHELTPVDLHPAFAAPSMLLALRASIATCLASGLLTPDQVSAALQKNLSGWPGLPSRQFILPTTDGLIWVDDALATVPEATLSALTRWQGQTIHLLLGGADRGQQFDALIAHCRARANIQLYAFSETASALQAAAESGAAPTLISHHDSLESMIESARHKAREGDIILFSPAAPSARPHANYLERSRIFQSFAPQG; this is encoded by the coding sequence ATGATCTTTGATCCGGCCACATCCAGACTCATCATTCACGGCCTCGGCGTTGAAGGCCGCGCCGCGCTGGACTGGTTTCTCACACAGCAGGCACAGCACATTACCGTTATAGACAGGGCAGATAAATTTTCTGCCCTGCCCGAATCCCTTCAGCAGAATACAGCCGTCACCCATGTGACCGAGCCAGAGTGGGTGTCGGAAAATCATGACACCCCGCGGCCAGAGCTCTATCTACGCTCGCCGGGTATTGCGCCGGATAATCCTGTTTTTGAAAAAATCAGACATCTGCGTATTCCGCACACCACGCCCACCGGCTACTGGCTGGCCAAATATGCGCCGCAAAACACCATCACCATCACCGGGACCAAGGGCAAGAGTTCCACCGCCAGCCTGACGGCACATTTATTGCGCTGGGCCGGGCGCAGGGCCGAGGAGATGGGTAATATTGGGCGTACACCTTTTGAAGCAGTCATCAGTACGGATACAATTTGCGTGCTTGAGCTCTCCTCTTACATGATGCACGATCTCCCGCCCCTCTCCGCTTTTCATGTCGTCACCAATATCTATAAGGAACATACGGACTGGCATGGCAGCCACAGCGCCTACAGGCATGACAAGCTGCGCCCCTTCGCGCAAAACCCGCCTGCGCGGGGTATCGTCGCTACTGATTTACGACAGGAAGTCCCGGCAAACAGCGCGATCACCACCTTCGACGACCATACCCGCATTGACGGCAACCGGATCACATTCGGCACCGTACATGAGTTGACGCCAGTTGATCTGCACCCGGCCTTTGCCGCACCGTCGATGTTGCTTGCTCTGCGGGCCAGCATTGCCACTTGCCTTGCCAGTGGTTTGCTGACCCCGGATCAGGTCTCGGCTGCCTTGCAGAAGAATCTGTCGGGCTGGCCCGGTCTGCCGTCCCGCCAGTTTATCCTGCCAACGACTGATGGACTCATCTGGGTTGATGACGCGCTGGCGACAGTGCCGGAGGCAACACTTTCTGCTCTCACGCGCTGGCAGGGGCAGACCATTCACCTGCTGCTGGGCGGGGCAGACCGGGGCCAGCAGTTTGATGCCCTGATCGCACATTGCCGGGCCCGCGCCAATATCCAGCTTTATGCCTTCAGCGAAACGGCCTCTGCCTTACAGGCAGCAGCTGAGTCTGGCGCAGCGCCAACATTGATTTCGCATCACGACAGCCTTGAGAGCATGATCGAAAGCGCGCGCCATAAGGCCCGCGAGGGAGATATCATCCTGTTTTCACCAGCTGCCCCCTCAGCTCGCCCACATGCAAATTACCTCGAGCGGTCAAGGATTTTTCAATCTTTTGCCCCACAAGGTTAA
- the ggpS gene encoding glucosylglycerol-phosphate synthase, which translates to MSSDLVIVYHRQPYEEVEENGKTVFRENASPNGIVPTLKSFFGKAEHGAWVAWKLAEDPVNPGFERVVEIDDAHGKYSVSRLPLTAEQVSSFYHITSKEAFWPILHSFKGNYNYDPVDWPTFREVNWAFAEAAASEAGENARVWVHDYNLWLVPGYLRQMRPDLTISFFHHTPFPAADMFNVLPWRREIVESLLACDVIGFQIPRYAANFLSVARSLLDVDVLERQPVDHDLISEGTALSERSAPTLITYEGQQIAISSSAVGVAVDFIETRASDPVFREQARQVRENMDGSQLILSVGRTDYTKGGVEQLESFERILQDNPRLRGNVRLMHVSVSANRNMTAYEDIQSGIEETAGRINGRFGTLDWQPIALISRAIPFDDLIKYYLAADIAWITPLADGMNLVCKEYVAARTDNDGVLVLSEFAGAAVELNSAVITNPFSNRSMDQAILQALDMPQAERRTRMTALRRMVKRFSVEAWGAEQAAEFDKARKRRERANPT; encoded by the coding sequence ATGTCGTCAGACCTCGTCATTGTATATCACCGGCAACCCTATGAGGAGGTTGAGGAAAACGGCAAGACAGTCTTCCGTGAAAATGCCAGCCCGAATGGCATTGTGCCAACATTGAAAAGTTTCTTTGGCAAAGCTGAACATGGTGCCTGGGTCGCCTGGAAACTGGCAGAAGATCCCGTCAACCCCGGTTTCGAGCGCGTGGTCGAGATTGACGATGCCCATGGCAAATACAGCGTATCGCGCCTGCCCCTGACGGCTGAGCAGGTCAGCAGTTTCTATCACATTACCTCGAAAGAAGCGTTCTGGCCGATCCTGCACAGCTTCAAGGGCAACTATAATTATGACCCGGTGGACTGGCCAACCTTTCGCGAGGTTAACTGGGCCTTTGCCGAGGCAGCGGCATCTGAGGCTGGCGAAAATGCGCGCGTCTGGGTCCACGACTATAACCTCTGGCTGGTGCCCGGTTATTTGCGTCAGATGCGTCCGGACCTAACCATATCATTCTTTCATCATACGCCCTTTCCCGCAGCGGACATGTTCAACGTGCTGCCATGGCGCCGGGAGATTGTGGAAAGTCTGCTCGCCTGCGATGTGATCGGCTTTCAGATTCCGCGTTATGCGGCCAATTTCCTGTCCGTGGCACGCAGCCTGCTTGATGTCGACGTCCTGGAGCGACAGCCGGTTGATCATGATCTCATCTCGGAAGGGACAGCGCTGAGCGAGCGCAGCGCGCCGACTCTGATCACCTATGAGGGCCAACAGATTGCCATCAGTTCATCCGCCGTGGGAGTCGCGGTCGATTTCATTGAGACACGCGCGAGCGATCCCGTCTTCCGGGAACAGGCGCGTCAGGTGCGCGAGAATATGGATGGCAGCCAGTTGATCTTGTCTGTGGGGCGTACGGATTATACCAAAGGCGGCGTTGAACAGCTGGAGAGCTTCGAGCGCATTTTGCAGGACAATCCGCGGCTGCGTGGCAACGTGCGGCTGATGCATGTCTCTGTCAGCGCCAATCGCAATATGACGGCATATGAGGATATTCAGTCCGGTATTGAAGAAACGGCGGGCCGGATCAATGGGCGCTTTGGCACACTGGACTGGCAGCCCATCGCGCTGATCTCGCGGGCGATCCCGTTTGATGACCTGATAAAGTATTATCTGGCGGCGGATATTGCCTGGATCACGCCCCTGGCTGACGGCATGAATCTTGTTTGCAAGGAATATGTAGCCGCGCGTACGGACAATGATGGTGTCCTCGTCCTGTCGGAATTTGCCGGTGCCGCTGTGGAACTCAACTCGGCCGTTATCACAAACCCGTTCTCCAACCGCTCCATGGACCAGGCCATTCTGCAGGCGCTCGACATGCCGCAGGCAGAACGCCGTACCCGCATGACCGCCCTGCGCCGCATGGTCAAACGCTTCTCCGTCGAAGCCTGGGGCGCTGAACAGGCCGCAGAGTTCGACAAGGCCCGCAAAAGACGCGAGCGTGCCAACCCGACATAG
- a CDS encoding HAD-IA family hydrolase — translation MPDIAAPRNTVIIFDLDGTLVDSAPDLSGAMNHVLEAEGHDAIPAQDVRHLVGHGAKALLEAGLARHGITASEEEMAALIERFIAHYKVHLTDSTVPFRHVGKTLEHLAEGGFPLAVCTNKREELALPLLEDLKLTSFFDCIICRDSLPSYKPDPLPLLTCAERTGASRGVMVGDTMTDLTAAIAADMPCLIASFGYGTFTETEIKKARQFDDFDEIPGIISEIFSD, via the coding sequence ATGCCGGACATTGCTGCCCCACGCAACACAGTCATTATTTTCGATCTTGATGGCACACTTGTCGACAGCGCCCCGGATCTGTCAGGTGCCATGAATCACGTGCTGGAAGCTGAAGGGCATGATGCCATTCCGGCTCAGGACGTGCGCCACCTTGTCGGTCACGGGGCAAAAGCCTTGCTGGAAGCAGGCCTCGCACGCCACGGCATCACGGCCTCGGAAGAAGAAATGGCCGCCCTGATCGAGCGTTTTATCGCCCACTACAAGGTGCACCTGACAGACAGCACCGTGCCTTTTCGGCATGTCGGCAAAACGCTTGAACATCTGGCCGAGGGCGGGTTCCCCCTGGCTGTATGCACAAACAAGCGCGAAGAACTGGCGCTGCCGCTGCTGGAAGACCTGAAGCTGACCAGTTTTTTTGACTGTATAATCTGCCGCGACAGTCTGCCGTCTTACAAACCTGACCCGCTGCCCCTTTTAACCTGCGCAGAGCGCACTGGCGCGTCGCGCGGGGTCATGGTCGGCGACACCATGACGGACCTGACTGCCGCGATTGCTGCAGACATGCCCTGCCTGATAGCCAGTTTCGGCTACGGGACATTTACTGAAACGGAGATAAAAAAAGCCCGGCAATTCGACGATTTTGACGAAATACCGGGCATCATATCGGAAATATTCTCAGACTGA
- a CDS encoding GtrA family protein, translated as MTPTADIATPLETGSTDGMKRHLSDLAKSLGAFAMVGIAATLVHYLILMVLMETGLVTSLAAANLLGFGGGLLISYLGNHYFVFDGGRSHVHGFALMVAGYIIVMLLHTGLMIGLTQGQIFTFLQGPVASVGGEALIGLWQWFISIMPAWLSPHLVGDTSLTTSTTIAFIASSGTAAVLTYCWNRFIVFKAA; from the coding sequence GTGACACCGACAGCTGACATTGCCACACCATTGGAAACCGGCTCAACTGACGGCATGAAACGCCATTTGTCTGATCTGGCCAAATCACTTGGCGCCTTTGCCATGGTCGGTATCGCGGCAACACTGGTGCATTATCTCATCCTGATGGTTCTGATGGAAACGGGGCTTGTCACATCGCTGGCCGCAGCCAACCTGCTGGGCTTCGGCGGCGGCCTGCTGATCTCTTATCTCGGCAATCACTATTTCGTCTTTGATGGCGGGCGCAGCCACGTTCACGGGTTTGCCCTGATGGTCGCCGGCTATATTATCGTCATGTTATTGCATACCGGTTTGATGATCGGGCTGACGCAAGGGCAGATTTTCACTTTTCTCCAGGGCCCGGTGGCCAGTGTTGGCGGTGAGGCCCTGATTGGCCTGTGGCAGTGGTTTATCAGCATCATGCCGGCCTGGCTGTCACCACATCTGGTGGGCGATACATCTCTCACAACCTCCACAACCATTGCCTTCATCGCAAGTTCCGGTACTGCGGCTGTTCTGACCTATTGCTGGAACCGCTTCATCGTATTCAAGGCAGCCTAG
- a CDS encoding helix-turn-helix domain-containing protein, with translation MSEQTLISRPALSDGPETENAIGARIRQSRKVKGLNQADLATRLGVSQPTVANWESGVHDPRQLMLAKIAEALDVQLGWLASGERSTAERDKHPTAAYIRRGLFHVPVIRLEDTVLMIDRNGADLHALATDYIPVTSGSNSLFGFFVNDEAMNLAFPGNTLAVVDYNHRVPVSGDVVLLQLPDGQPLLRRWRRDPSRLEPWSSDPAHETLYIDDLTGIIGTVTVSIRFH, from the coding sequence ATGTCTGAGCAAACTTTAATTTCCCGGCCCGCCCTGTCTGATGGCCCTGAAACCGAGAACGCCATCGGCGCGCGAATCCGCCAGTCTCGTAAGGTAAAGGGCTTGAATCAGGCGGATCTGGCGACCCGCCTAGGTGTCAGTCAGCCGACGGTGGCCAACTGGGAATCAGGCGTGCATGACCCGCGTCAGTTGATGCTGGCCAAGATTGCCGAGGCGCTGGATGTGCAACTGGGGTGGCTTGCCAGCGGCGAGCGCTCCACCGCCGAGCGCGACAAGCACCCGACGGCCGCCTATATCCGCCGCGGCCTGTTTCATGTCCCGGTGATTCGTCTGGAAGATACGGTGCTGATGATCGACCGTAATGGTGCCGACCTGCACGCGCTGGCCACGGACTACATCCCGGTCACATCCGGCAGCAATAGTCTTTTTGGCTTCTTCGTGAATGATGAGGCCATGAATCTGGCCTTCCCCGGCAACACACTGGCCGTCGTGGATTACAATCACCGGGTGCCGGTGAGCGGCGATGTCGTGCTGTTGCAACTGCCGGACGGACAGCCATTGCTGCGGCGCTGGCGCCGTGATCCATCCCGCCTTGAGCCATGGTCCAGCGATCCGGCCCATGAAACACTGTATATTGATGATCTTACTGGCATCATAGGCACAGTCACCGTCTCAATCCGTTTTCACTGA
- the glmS gene encoding glutamine--fructose-6-phosphate transaminase (isomerizing): protein MCGIIGVIGKSEVAGSILEGLTRLEYRGYDSAGIATFLDGRIERRRAVGKLSALRDVLAGQPLGGLVGIGHTRWATHGAPTVTNAHPHATPEVAVVHNGIIENFADLRDELTKVGQVFETETDTETIAHLVSHYLAKGRPPEEAFVEAVNRLEGAFAIAVLIRDHPGKVYIARMGSPLAVGRGDGEMFLGSDAYALAPFTNLVTYLQDGDRGVMWQDGFELTDAQGTPVQRTEQISDAAAAMVDKGGHRHFMAKEIHEQPEVVGHTLSAYVDPVRREIRMPEGLDFSAVSRLTISACGTAYYSGLIAKYWFEQWANLSVEIDIASELRYRHVPYPEKGMALYISQSGETADTLAALRDAKGAGQTIAALVNVPESTIAREADICLPTHAGPEIGVASTKAFTCQLAALAAIAIGAGRQRGVLDAAREGALVDALLETPRHISEALARAGEVEQLCNDLSRARDVLYLGRGVSFPLAMEGALKLKEISYIHAEGYAAGELKHGPIALIDENVPVIVVAPKDALFEKTISNMQEVMARGGKCLLISSSDGIAEAVRGGTLWGQVQAPVMEPLLTPIVYAVPVQLLAYYTAVAKGTDVDQPRNLAKSVTVE, encoded by the coding sequence ATGTGTGGGATCATCGGTGTTATCGGCAAGTCGGAAGTTGCGGGCTCAATTCTTGAAGGGCTCACGCGCCTAGAATATCGCGGGTATGATTCGGCCGGTATCGCCACATTTCTGGATGGTCGCATCGAGCGCCGTCGTGCCGTAGGCAAACTTTCTGCCCTGCGGGATGTGCTGGCGGGCCAACCTCTGGGCGGGCTCGTCGGGATAGGTCATACCCGCTGGGCAACACATGGTGCACCCACGGTGACCAATGCTCATCCCCACGCGACGCCAGAGGTCGCTGTCGTCCATAATGGCATCATTGAGAATTTCGCAGACTTGCGTGATGAATTGACCAAGGTGGGACAGGTTTTTGAAACCGAGACAGACACTGAGACAATCGCGCATCTTGTCAGTCATTATCTTGCCAAAGGACGCCCGCCCGAAGAAGCCTTCGTTGAGGCGGTCAACCGTCTCGAAGGCGCCTTTGCGATTGCGGTGCTGATTCGTGATCATCCGGGCAAGGTCTATATTGCCCGGATGGGCAGCCCACTGGCAGTTGGGCGCGGTGACGGAGAGATGTTTCTGGGCTCTGATGCTTACGCACTGGCACCCTTCACCAACCTTGTCACCTACCTTCAGGACGGGGATCGTGGCGTTATGTGGCAGGATGGTTTTGAACTGACGGACGCACAAGGCACACCGGTTCAGCGCACGGAACAGATTTCCGATGCTGCTGCCGCCATGGTGGACAAGGGCGGGCACCGACATTTCATGGCCAAGGAAATCCATGAGCAGCCGGAAGTCGTTGGCCATACCCTGTCCGCCTATGTCGATCCGGTGCGCCGGGAAATTCGTATGCCTGAAGGGTTGGACTTTTCTGCCGTATCAAGGCTGACCATATCTGCCTGCGGTACGGCCTATTACTCTGGCCTGATTGCAAAATACTGGTTTGAACAGTGGGCGAACCTTTCTGTTGAAATAGATATTGCCTCAGAGTTGCGCTACCGGCATGTGCCGTATCCTGAAAAAGGCATGGCGCTCTATATCTCCCAGTCTGGTGAAACAGCAGATACGCTGGCGGCTTTGCGTGATGCGAAAGGTGCCGGCCAGACCATTGCAGCACTCGTAAACGTGCCTGAGTCCACTATCGCGCGTGAGGCGGATATTTGTCTGCCGACCCATGCAGGCCCTGAGATCGGCGTTGCCTCCACGAAGGCGTTCACCTGTCAGCTGGCGGCGCTGGCGGCGATTGCCATCGGCGCCGGGCGACAGCGCGGTGTTCTGGATGCAGCGAGGGAAGGCGCTCTGGTGGACGCCTTGCTGGAAACGCCGCGCCATATTTCCGAGGCGCTGGCCCGCGCGGGCGAGGTGGAGCAACTGTGTAATGACCTCTCGCGGGCACGCGATGTCCTGTATCTCGGCCGCGGTGTCAGTTTCCCGCTGGCGATGGAAGGTGCCCTGAAGCTGAAGGAAATCTCCTATATCCATGCCGAAGGGTATGCCGCAGGGGAGCTGAAACACGGTCCCATTGCCCTGATTGATGAAAATGTGCCGGTCATTGTCGTGGCACCAAAAGACGCGCTGTTTGAAAAGACCATCTCCAACATGCAGGAAGTAATGGCCCGTGGCGGCAAGTGTCTGCTGATTTCGTCAAGCGATGGGATCGCTGAAGCCGTGCGTGGCGGCACACTTTGGGGTCAGGTGCAGGCGCCTGTCATGGAACCATTGCTGACGCCTATCGTCTATGCAGTGCCGGTGCAGTTGCTGGCATATTATACCGCCGTGGCAAAAGGCACAGATGTTGATCAGCCGCGTAATCTCGCAAAGTCAGTGACAGTTGAATAA
- the glmU gene encoding bifunctional UDP-N-acetylglucosamine diphosphorylase/glucosamine-1-phosphate N-acetyltransferase GlmU — MSKTVKTAIVILAAGHGTRMKSTLPKVLHLVGGLPMLGHVVRVAGALSAERLCVVIGDHAPEVGESARGFAPEAEVFVQAPPRGTGDAVTCAMPGLDGFEGVVFVLYADTPLIRPETLQEMARLVEDGAGVVVLGFRPEDPKLYGRLITTDGNALERIVEARDASPEELSVTLCNSGVMAMRAGVLASHLSKITNDNAKGEYYLTDIVELARRAGEGARVVECDEAEVMGVDSRLGLSEAEAVFQSRRREEAMLAGVTLYDPQTVYFSHDTMLAQDVRVGQNVVFGPGVRVESGAEIKAFSHLEGVTVKAQAAIGPFARLRPGTVVGEKAKIGNFVETKKAILDEGAKVSHLSYIGDAQIGAHANIGAGTITCNYDGFRKYQTVIGEGAFVGSNSSLVAPVTIGAGAYVGSGSVVTKDVEIDALAVARGRQMQKAGWALSFRQKMTSKEN; from the coding sequence ATGAGTAAGACAGTCAAAACAGCTATTGTTATTCTGGCAGCGGGACACGGGACGCGCATGAAGTCGACCCTGCCCAAGGTGCTGCACCTTGTGGGCGGACTGCCCATGTTGGGCCATGTCGTGCGCGTGGCAGGCGCCCTGTCTGCAGAGCGCCTGTGTGTTGTGATCGGTGACCATGCCCCTGAAGTGGGTGAGTCAGCACGCGGCTTTGCGCCGGAAGCGGAAGTTTTTGTGCAGGCCCCGCCACGTGGCACCGGCGATGCCGTTACGTGCGCCATGCCGGGGCTTGATGGTTTTGAGGGGGTTGTGTTTGTTCTGTATGCAGATACGCCCCTGATCCGGCCTGAAACCTTGCAGGAGATGGCGCGACTTGTTGAAGACGGGGCCGGTGTTGTCGTGCTCGGGTTCCGGCCGGAAGACCCGAAACTTTACGGCCGCCTCATCACCACTGATGGGAATGCGCTGGAGCGCATTGTCGAGGCGCGTGATGCGAGCCCGGAGGAGCTTTCCGTCACCTTGTGCAATTCCGGTGTCATGGCCATGCGGGCCGGGGTGCTGGCCAGTCATTTGTCGAAGATCACCAATGATAATGCCAAAGGGGAATATTATCTGACGGACATTGTGGAGCTTGCCCGCCGGGCAGGTGAGGGTGCGCGTGTCGTCGAATGTGATGAAGCAGAGGTGATGGGCGTCGATTCGCGCCTCGGGTTGTCCGAAGCTGAGGCTGTATTCCAGAGCCGCCGCCGTGAAGAGGCCATGCTTGCTGGCGTGACACTATATGATCCGCAGACAGTATATTTCTCACATGATACGATGCTGGCGCAGGACGTTCGGGTCGGCCAGAATGTCGTCTTTGGTCCGGGCGTAAGGGTTGAGAGCGGCGCAGAAATAAAGGCATTTTCTCATCTGGAAGGTGTCACCGTCAAAGCGCAGGCTGCCATTGGTCCATTCGCGCGCCTGCGCCCTGGCACTGTGGTGGGGGAGAAGGCCAAGATCGGCAATTTTGTCGAGACGAAAAAAGCGATCCTTGATGAAGGCGCAAAAGTCAGCCATCTGAGTTATATTGGCGATGCGCAAATAGGCGCCCACGCGAATATCGGTGCCGGAACGATCACCTGCAATTATGACGGGTTCCGCAAGTATCAAACTGTCATTGGAGAAGGAGCTTTTGTCGGCTCCAATTCTTCGCTGGTTGCGCCCGTGACGATTGGCGCGGGCGCTTATGTCGGCTCCGGTTCTGTCGTGACGAAAGATGTTGAGATAGATGCACTGGCTGTCGCGCGCGGGCGGCAGATGCAGAAAGCTGGCTGGGCTCTCAGTTTTCGCCAGAAAATGACGTCTAAAGAGAATTAG
- a CDS encoding HAD family hydrolase, translating to MPDTPADLSGHHMVLATDLDGTFLGGSEDARDQLYQWIQQHRDTVGLIFVTGRDPAFIRELCASGRVPWPDYVVGDVGTTIARLSPGKEVLPIPALEAHICAIWDDRGPTVRKKLDAHPGLTLQPTAFRYRVSYDLDPEKFDNSAISIVEALGADSLISDNRFFDVLPRGISKGPSLIRLLTELNVPLAKVLAAGDTLNDLSLLTTGTPAVAVGGAETGLIEALPQLKNIHRARAVGAAGIAEAIRIFDLHPHALQEA from the coding sequence ATGCCCGATACTCCCGCGGACCTGTCTGGCCATCATATGGTGCTGGCGACAGACCTCGACGGTACCTTTCTAGGCGGTAGCGAAGACGCCCGCGACCAGCTTTATCAATGGATCCAGCAACATCGTGATACGGTGGGCCTGATCTTCGTGACCGGGCGTGACCCTGCCTTCATCCGGGAGCTGTGCGCATCTGGCCGCGTCCCCTGGCCTGATTATGTGGTGGGGGATGTGGGCACAACCATTGCCCGCCTTTCACCGGGCAAAGAGGTCCTGCCCATCCCGGCACTGGAAGCGCATATCTGCGCCATTTGGGACGACCGCGGACCGACAGTTCGCAAAAAGCTCGACGCTCATCCAGGCCTCACCCTGCAGCCGACAGCATTTCGTTACCGGGTCAGTTATGATCTGGATCCGGAAAAATTTGACAACAGTGCCATCAGTATCGTCGAAGCCCTAGGGGCAGACAGCCTCATCTCGGATAATCGGTTTTTCGACGTCCTGCCGCGCGGTATCAGCAAGGGGCCCTCTCTCATCCGTTTGCTGACAGAACTGAATGTGCCACTGGCAAAGGTGCTTGCTGCAGGTGATACCCTGAATGACCTCTCCCTGCTCACAACTGGCACGCCCGCGGTCGCCGTTGGCGGCGCTGAAACCGGCTTGATTGAAGCCCTGCCCCAACTAAAAAATATCCATCGCGCCAGGGCGGTCGGTGCCGCCGGCATTGCCGAAGCCATTCGTATTTTTGACCTGCATCCGCACGCCCTTCAGGAGGCATGA
- a CDS encoding FG-GAP repeat protein, whose product MSILTQFDLTEINGINGFQINGLEGLVRSGRSLSVDGDINNDGFDDILIGAGSGGNDNGRAFVIFGRSDGFKPVVELSDLGSGPINLVI is encoded by the coding sequence ATGTCCATTTTGACTCAATTTGACTTGACAGAAATAAATGGAATTAATGGATTTCAGATCAATGGCCTTGAAGGGTTAGTCAGGTCTGGTCGATCGTTATCAGTAGATGGCGACATAAATAATGATGGATTTGACGATATCCTTATTGGTGCAGGCTCAGGTGGAAATGACAATGGTCGTGCGTTTGTAATTTTTGGCCGTTCGGACGGGTTTAAACCAGTGGTTGAATTGTCGGACCTAGGCTCAGGACCTATTAATCTTGTGATCTGA